In Zalophus californianus isolate mZalCal1 chromosome 17, mZalCal1.pri.v2, whole genome shotgun sequence, one DNA window encodes the following:
- the LOC113935663 gene encoding COP9 signalosome complex subunit 9-like: protein MKRAVDEMFPEGAGPYGDLDEAGSSMGLPMDLAANEKAVHADFFNDFEDLFDDDIQ from the coding sequence ATGAAGCGGGCAGTGGACGAGATGTTCCCTGAGGGCGCCGGGCCCTACGGGGACCTGGACGAGGCAGGAAGCAGCATGGGGCTCCCGATGGACTTGGCAGCCAATGAGAAGGCAGTTCATGCAGACTTTTTCAATGATTTTGAAGATCTGTTTGATGATGATATCCAGTGA